CTGATGGTGGTCACCCAGCCGGCGGTGATTACCGGACAATTGCAGAAGGAGGTCGAGGAGAAGGGGTTGTTCTATCCGCCGGATCCGGCCAGTCTGGAGTCCTGCTCCATCGGCGGGAACATAGCCGAGAACGCCGGCGGGGCCAGGGCCTTCAAATACGGCGTCACCCGGCACTATCTGTGCGGGTTGGAGGTGGTCTGGCCCAACGGCGATATCTCCCGGCTGGGGGGCAGGATCATCAAGGACGTTTCGGGTTACGACCTGATGCATTTGATATGCGGGTCGGAAGGAACCTTGGCCATCATTACCGAGATCACTTTGCGGCTGCTGCCCAAACCCAAGGCCCAGGTTGACCTCCTGATCCCGTTCTCCTCTATCGAGGACGCGGTGAAGGCCACCAATGCCGTGATCCGGGAAAGGATAATCCCCGCCACCATGGAATTCATGGAGAAGAAGGCCATTCTGGCGGCCGAGGCCTTTTTGGAAAAGAAGGCACCCTACCGGGAGGCCGAGGCTCATCTGCTGGTCCAGCTGGATGGAGAGGCCCGGGAGGATCTGCAGAAGCTGTACGAAAGGATCGGAGAGATCGTCTCAAATTACGGCGCTTTGGATGTGCTGGTGGCCGAGGACCGGCCTTCGCAGGACCGGCTGTGGGAGATCCGGCGCTCCCTATCCGAAGCACTGACCGCCAAGAGCCCGGTCCGGGAGCGGGAGGATGTGGTGGTCCCCAAGTCAAAAATACCGCAGCTTTTTTTGGAGCTGAGCCGGCTGCAGAAGAAATATTCCATGGAGATCGTTTCCTTCGGGCATATCGGAGACGGAAACATCCATGTCAATATCCTCAAAGGGGAATCCCAAACCGAAAAATGGCAGGAGGTTCTGCCGGATCTGCTCAAAGAGATGTTCTCCAAGGTGGTGGAGCTGGGCGGGACCATCTCCGGGGAGCACGGCATCGGCTATGTTAAGAAAAAATACCTGCCGCTGGCGGTGGACGCCCCGGCCCTGGCTATGATGAAGGCCGTCAAAGGGGCCATTGACCCGCAGAACATATTGAATCCCGAAAAGATATTTTTATAATTCCTTTCCCCACGAAACACACGAAACGGCGCGAAAAATATTTTCCGTTGTCCAATCGTCATTCCCATGAAAATGGGAATCCACGAGAAATAATATATAGAAATGATAGGCTTAAACTATGAACCATATATTAAAATATCTCAGTTTGGCAACAATACTTGGCATTTTGTGCCTTTATGGCAATAATTATCTTTGTGCGGCCGAACAGCCTGATAGCGAAGCCGTTCATACAGTTTGGACCAGCCCGGAACTGGACGGAGAAGTGTTGGAACTGTTCTTTAGCCCGGATACGACTGTTTGCTATCCGGAGAAAGCGTTGATATTTAGGGAAACATATTGGTATAAGTTGGTTTATTTTAACAGTGGTGGCGGAATAGTTAAAACGACAACATTAGCAACAAGAAGCGAAAAACCTTGGGATATACCATG
This window of the Candidatus Edwardsbacteria bacterium genome carries:
- a CDS encoding FAD-binding protein, with the translated sequence MDYNQVNNHILKKLVSIVGEKYLITLDDDKEPYSHDETLHHKFMPAVVVKPADTLEVSAIMKLANAEKIPVTPRGAGTGLSGGALPVCGGILLSLERFNKILEIDQENLMVVTQPAVITGQLQKEVEEKGLFYPPDPASLESCSIGGNIAENAGGARAFKYGVTRHYLCGLEVVWPNGDISRLGGRIIKDVSGYDLMHLICGSEGTLAIITEITLRLLPKPKAQVDLLIPFSSIEDAVKATNAVIRERIIPATMEFMEKKAILAAEAFLEKKAPYREAEAHLLVQLDGEAREDLQKLYERIGEIVSNYGALDVLVAEDRPSQDRLWEIRRSLSEALTAKSPVREREDVVVPKSKIPQLFLELSRLQKKYSMEIVSFGHIGDGNIHVNILKGESQTEKWQEVLPDLLKEMFSKVVELGGTISGEHGIGYVKKKYLPLAVDAPALAMMKAVKGAIDPQNILNPEKIFL